The following nucleotide sequence is from Candidatus Marinimicrobia bacterium CG08_land_8_20_14_0_20_45_22.
ATATTCTGAAAAACAGATTCGGTGACTTGATTTTCTTTAGTCATTGATTCTCTAAGCAGATGGGCAAATATCGTTCAGAACACATTGACCGCATTGCGGACGGCGGGCGATACAAACCACCCGGCCATGTTCGATCAGCAAATGTCCGAGCATCGTCCATTGTTCTTTTGGGAATTGTTTCATCAAATCCTGTTCGATTTTTTCCGGGTCGGCGTTTTTTGTCAGTCCGAGCAGGTTCGCCAGCCGTTTGACGTGTGTATCGACTACGATTCCCGGCACGCCAAAAGCATCGCCGAGAACGACATTGGCGGTTTTGCGGCCGACACCTTCGAGTTGCAGAAGTTCTTCCATCGTTCTGGGAATTTCGCCGCCAAATTTATCGCTGACCGATTTCATGGCGGATTTGATTGCCTTGGCTTTATTGTTGAAAAAGCCGGTCGAGCGGATGTCGTTCTTGAGTTCTTCGAGATCGGCGTCCGCGAAGGCTTGCGCGGTCGGATATTTCTGGAAAAGTCCTGGCGTAACCATGTTGACACGCTTATCGGTACACTGGGCTGAAAGAATGGTCGCAATCAACAGCTCGCGGGGATTGGTATGATTCAGCGCGCAGTGCGCCGTCGGATAGGCGGCGGAGAGGCGGGGGAAGATTACGGAAGAAATATCAGATTTTTCGCTTCTAGTTTTATTTTCCATTTAGTGACTAAGTGAGTTGCAATTTTTGAAAAATTCGAATAATTCCATCATACCAGCCGAAGTAATCATCGGACTGAACTGCATCTGCGACAAGTTTAAGTTCATCCTGTGTCAGTTTTCGATCTAATTCCTGTTCGGCAACAGTCTGAACATCGGCGATCTGAATCGAATAAATAGTTTTATCGCTTCGCATTTATTGCTCCTGAATAAATCTGTTAAAATACCGATCTATTTCTGGACGTAATTCTATACCAACACGTTCGAAACAATCCAGCAATTGATTAAATGCTCCTTCGCCACCTAAAAAATTCCAAAACTCGTCTGCTACTTTTAATTCTTCTTGGAGATCAAGCATTCCTCTCATTGTCCAGCGGCTATAAGGTTTTGGTTCGTATGGATTATAAGGAATTGCAATGAATGATTGAACGTCTGCTTGTGGATTTGAGGCAAGTGCTGCTGCAATCCATTCTAAAAGTGTTCTTTTAAATTCCTTAAAACCACCAGCGTTTGGTTTTGCCGTCTTCAAGT
It contains:
- the nth gene encoding endonuclease III; this encodes MENKTRSEKSDISSVIFPRLSAAYPTAHCALNHTNPRELLIATILSAQCTDKRVNMVTPGLFQKYPTAQAFADADLEELKNDIRSTGFFNNKAKAIKSAMKSVSDKFGGEIPRTMEELLQLEGVGRKTANVVLGDAFGVPGIVVDTHVKRLANLLGLTKNADPEKIEQDLMKQFPKEQWTMLGHLLIEHGRVVCIARRPQCGQCVLNDICPSA